Proteins from a single region of Verrucosispora sp. NA02020:
- a CDS encoding family 43 glycosylhydrolase, with translation MDTVNTTVGRGAAPPSTRPSRRWRIAIAVAASVGLVAGGLTGVAGPAHAAEPPSYTFTTTVNPILGDGSYYSADPAPMVVRAGAPGNDTDADQLYVYTGHDQAGPSTNDFIMNEWGAFRTADVEAGEWTHYPSLMRPEAVFAWATPGRAYAGQVVQGVDGRYYWYVPIHERTSTASDRFAIGVAVSESPTGPWTDHAGGPIISQRVPTPNTIHNIDPTILVDGEAPNQRVYIWWGSFSQLRMLELQQDMKTPIGTPRTVTGLTGFFEGAWIFTRNGTYYMAYAGNNAGPTSQCTPANYHACLAYGTAASPEGPWTYRGTFLRPVSSTTSHPGVLEFNGTWYLAYHTADAVGGGHFRRSVAIDPVEWDDSLTPPRMKLVTPTPATGRDLTPRPNIAQEARVTVSNEPVPVQYWVKALNDEIVRSNPLPPDMWGTWTGNNPPQQWVQYTWDQPMRISGSQIDFWNDQPQGTGVGVAAPARWRMQYWNLEAGQWADVPNPSGFPTGTQGFQNTTFDPVTTTQVRAVFEASTNGSTYSGVAVEEWKVLAAQPESVSAPAMTVEVGETDLPDTLPVSFGAQTLRVPVYWDEVASADVAEPRTFTIGGTVLGYAADRVSAQVTVISPDDTEGDVTSPTVTLTPSGSAGSDGWFRSTVRVRAAGVDDRGGRMTISTRVGSDTPVETTDVRSVDVTVSGDGRHTVTATATDRAGNVSDPASLEVRVDATAPVSTATVNSTTRAVTLAATDATSGVARIEYAIGTGAWTTYDGAVPAPDANRHTLAYRAVDVAGNLETARTVAIPADLSGPLTGNIGPIGTPTASFTASWNSLTALNDGADPTNPGQAQIWGTWSGTRPATQWIQYEWNRPVRITGTELKFWRDSNRGTGDGVAQPDGWVLQYWDATTSTWRDVTGASPYGTSTTAFNTVSFDPVTTSRVRATIQANGNGTTYSAVAVTEWRVFADDPGVRPEVPVTVTVQARCVAGKAYVAVQARNDHDAAVDVVLESAYGQRSVSALAPGASAFQQFTTRAASVPSGSATVRATGTVDGTDVTTVVTQDHPGANCAADPRQAQ, from the coding sequence ATCGACACCGTGAACACCACCGTGGGACGCGGCGCCGCCCCACCCTCCACCCGGCCGTCGCGCCGATGGCGCATAGCGATCGCCGTGGCCGCGTCCGTCGGGCTCGTCGCCGGCGGTCTGACCGGCGTCGCCGGTCCGGCACACGCCGCCGAGCCCCCGTCGTACACCTTCACCACCACGGTCAACCCGATCCTCGGCGACGGCAGCTACTACTCCGCCGACCCGGCCCCGATGGTCGTCCGCGCCGGTGCCCCCGGCAACGACACCGACGCCGACCAGCTCTACGTCTACACCGGCCACGACCAGGCCGGGCCGTCCACCAACGACTTCATCATGAACGAGTGGGGCGCCTTCCGGACCGCCGACGTCGAGGCGGGGGAGTGGACCCACTACCCGTCGCTGATGCGCCCGGAGGCCGTCTTCGCCTGGGCCACCCCCGGCCGTGCGTACGCCGGCCAGGTCGTCCAGGGCGTCGACGGACGCTACTACTGGTACGTCCCGATCCACGAACGCACCAGCACCGCGTCGGACCGGTTCGCGATCGGGGTGGCCGTGTCGGAGAGCCCGACCGGCCCGTGGACCGACCACGCGGGCGGCCCGATCATCTCCCAGCGGGTGCCCACGCCGAACACCATCCACAACATCGACCCGACGATCCTGGTCGACGGCGAGGCCCCGAACCAGCGCGTCTACATCTGGTGGGGCTCCTTCAGCCAACTGCGGATGCTCGAACTCCAGCAGGACATGAAGACCCCGATCGGCACCCCGCGCACCGTCACCGGCCTGACCGGCTTCTTCGAGGGCGCCTGGATCTTCACGCGTAACGGCACCTACTACATGGCGTACGCCGGCAACAACGCCGGCCCGACCTCGCAGTGCACCCCGGCGAACTACCACGCCTGTCTCGCCTACGGCACCGCCGCGTCGCCGGAGGGACCGTGGACCTACCGGGGAACCTTCCTGCGGCCGGTCTCCTCGACCACCAGCCATCCGGGTGTCCTGGAGTTCAACGGCACCTGGTACCTGGCGTACCACACCGCCGACGCCGTGGGCGGCGGTCACTTCCGGCGCTCGGTGGCGATCGACCCGGTCGAGTGGGACGACTCGCTGACGCCGCCCCGGATGAAGCTCGTGACGCCGACCCCGGCCACGGGACGTGACCTCACGCCCCGGCCGAACATCGCCCAGGAGGCCCGGGTCACCGTCTCCAACGAGCCGGTACCGGTGCAGTACTGGGTGAAGGCACTCAACGACGAGATCGTCCGGTCGAACCCGCTGCCGCCGGACATGTGGGGCACCTGGACCGGCAACAATCCGCCGCAGCAGTGGGTGCAGTACACCTGGGACCAGCCGATGCGGATCTCCGGTTCGCAGATCGACTTCTGGAACGACCAGCCGCAGGGCACCGGCGTCGGAGTCGCCGCGCCCGCCCGCTGGCGTATGCAGTACTGGAACCTGGAGGCCGGGCAGTGGGCCGACGTGCCCAACCCGAGCGGTTTCCCGACCGGAACGCAGGGTTTCCAGAACACCACCTTCGACCCGGTGACCACCACCCAGGTCCGCGCGGTGTTCGAGGCGTCGACCAACGGCAGCACGTACTCCGGGGTGGCGGTCGAGGAGTGGAAGGTCCTCGCCGCGCAGCCGGAGTCGGTCAGCGCACCGGCGATGACCGTGGAGGTCGGCGAGACCGACCTGCCGGACACGCTGCCGGTGTCGTTCGGCGCGCAGACGCTGCGGGTGCCGGTCTACTGGGACGAGGTGGCGTCCGCGGACGTCGCCGAGCCCCGGACGTTCACCATCGGTGGGACCGTGCTCGGCTACGCCGCCGATCGCGTCTCCGCGCAGGTCACCGTCATCTCACCGGACGACACCGAGGGAGACGTGACGTCGCCGACGGTGACGCTCACGCCCAGCGGCAGCGCCGGCAGCGACGGCTGGTTCCGCTCCACGGTGCGCGTGCGGGCCGCCGGTGTCGACGACCGGGGTGGCCGGATGACCATCTCCACGCGGGTCGGCTCGGACACGCCGGTCGAGACCACCGACGTCCGGTCGGTCGACGTCACCGTCTCTGGGGACGGCCGGCACACGGTCACCGCGACCGCCACCGACCGCGCCGGCAACGTCTCCGACCCGGCCTCCCTGGAGGTACGCGTCGACGCCACCGCACCGGTCAGCACCGCCACCGTGAACAGCACCACGCGGGCGGTCACGCTCGCCGCGACCGACGCCACCTCCGGCGTCGCCCGGATCGAGTACGCCATCGGCACGGGCGCCTGGACCACGTACGACGGTGCGGTCCCGGCACCCGACGCGAACCGGCACACGCTGGCGTACCGGGCGGTCGACGTGGCCGGGAACCTGGAGACCGCCCGGACGGTCGCCATCCCGGCCGACCTGTCCGGGCCGCTCACCGGCAACATCGGGCCGATCGGCACGCCGACCGCCTCGTTCACGGCGAGCTGGAACAGTCTCACCGCGCTCAACGACGGTGCCGACCCGACCAACCCGGGTCAGGCGCAGATCTGGGGCACCTGGTCGGGCACCCGCCCGGCCACCCAGTGGATCCAGTACGAGTGGAACCGCCCGGTGCGGATCACCGGCACCGAGCTGAAGTTCTGGCGGGATTCCAACCGGGGCACCGGCGACGGTGTCGCCCAGCCCGACGGGTGGGTGCTGCAGTACTGGGACGCGACCACCTCGACCTGGCGTGACGTGACCGGCGCGTCGCCGTACGGCACCAGCACCACCGCGTTCAACACCGTCTCCTTCGACCCGGTGACCACGTCGAGGGTGCGGGCCACCATCCAGGCCAACGGCAACGGCACCACCTACTCGGCGGTCGCCGTCACCGAGTGGCGGGTGTTCGCCGACGACCCGGGCGTCCGGCCCGAGGTGCCGGTGACGGTCACCGTGCAGGCGCGGTGTGTGGCCGGGAAGGCGTACGTGGCGGTGCAGGCGCGTAACGACCACGACGCTGCGGTGGACGTGGTGCTGGAGAGCGCGTACGGGCAGCGGTCGGTGTCGGCCTTGGCGCCGGGTGCGAGCGCGTTCCAGCAGTTCACCACCCGTGCCGCGTCGGTGCCGTCCGGCAGCGCGACGGTCCGGGCCACCGGCACGGTCGACGGCACGGACGTGACGACCGTGGTCACCCAGGACCATCCCGGCGCGAACTGCGCCGCCGACCCCCGTCAAGCCCAGTAA
- a CDS encoding endo-1,4-beta-xylanase, whose translation MNTGNRKRLLAAGAAGALLVGSVAMAAPVSADPGDSGDVTVTVEIEELVEPGVLAMSIAGRGHTLAWHSQQPGWMQNMSGTQLRNAMLNHVTRVATYYRGKIHSWDVVNEAFADGDSGARRDSNLQRTGNDWIEAAFRAARAADPGAKLCYNDYNTDNWNWAKTQAVYRMVQDFKNRGVPIDCVGFQSHFNAQSAYNSNYRTTLSSFAALGVDVQITELDIEGSGTSQANTYRSVVNDCLAVARCTGITVWGIRDTDSWRSYGTPLLFDGSGNKKAAYNSTLEALNAGTTPPPTTTPPTTTPPTTPPPTTPPPGGSGCTATVSLNSWTGGFVATVRVTAGSSSLNGWSVTVALPGGSTVTNTWNAQGSGTSGNVTFRNVSYNGTVNAGTTTEFGFQGNGTGPTATPTCTAS comes from the coding sequence ATGAACACAGGGAATCGGAAGCGGTTGCTGGCGGCGGGTGCCGCCGGGGCGTTGCTGGTCGGGTCGGTGGCGATGGCCGCGCCGGTGTCGGCCGATCCGGGTGACAGCGGTGACGTGACGGTCACGGTGGAGATCGAGGAGTTGGTGGAGCCGGGTGTGTTGGCGATGTCGATCGCGGGTCGTGGCCACACGCTGGCCTGGCACTCGCAGCAGCCGGGCTGGATGCAGAACATGTCCGGCACCCAGTTGCGTAACGCCATGCTCAACCACGTCACGCGCGTCGCGACCTACTACCGGGGCAAGATCCATTCCTGGGACGTGGTGAACGAGGCGTTCGCCGACGGTGACAGTGGCGCCCGGCGCGACTCGAACCTGCAGCGCACCGGTAACGACTGGATCGAGGCGGCGTTCCGGGCCGCCCGGGCGGCGGACCCGGGCGCGAAGCTCTGCTACAACGACTACAACACCGACAACTGGAACTGGGCCAAGACCCAGGCCGTCTACCGGATGGTCCAGGACTTCAAGAACCGGGGCGTACCGATCGACTGCGTCGGGTTCCAGTCGCACTTCAACGCCCAGTCGGCGTACAACAGCAACTACCGCACCACGCTGTCCAGCTTCGCCGCGCTCGGCGTGGACGTGCAGATCACCGAGCTGGACATCGAGGGCTCCGGCACCTCGCAGGCCAACACCTACCGCAGTGTGGTCAACGACTGCCTCGCGGTCGCCCGCTGCACCGGCATCACGGTGTGGGGCATCCGGGACACCGACTCGTGGCGCTCCTACGGCACCCCGCTGCTCTTCGACGGCAGCGGCAACAAGAAGGCCGCGTACAACTCGACGCTGGAGGCCCTGAACGCGGGCACCACCCCGCCGCCCACCACCACGCCGCCGACCACCACGCCGCCCACGACCCCGCCGCCGACCACCCCGCCGCCCGGCGGATCCGGCTGCACCGCGACCGTGTCGCTGAACTCCTGGACCGGCGGGTTCGTCGCCACAGTGCGGGTCACCGCCGGCTCCAGCAGCCTCAACGGCTGGTCGGTGACGGTGGCGCTGCCCGGCGGCAGCACGGTGACCAACACCTGGAACGCCCAGGGCAGCGGCACCAGCGGCAACGTGACCTTCCGCAACGTCAGCTACAACGGAACCGTCAACGCGGGTACCACCACCGAGTTCGGCTTCCAGGGCAACGGGACCGGCCCGACCGCCACCCCCACCTGCACCGCCAGCTGA
- a CDS encoding RICIN domain-containing protein, whose product MLLRTTKGRPRLGLVVVAALVLLGTAETVTAPAARAATVDPNATYVFVNRHSGKAMDVWNWSTADNAPVNQFTRNDAAVQQWRFVDVGNGYYQIRSVHSGKVLELPNANDGVQLVQNAPVSGNNRQHFRLADSDSGYVRFVNRHSNKALDVWEWSTADGGMISQYQDVGGTNQQWQLAVLGGSSGCGSGAFQAEAVLNGGTWTARNGGSTVYTGTDMRAAVQAAVNSLSAGRTSKQRVVVRGSGTISAGSRISLPSYTTIDVCGTINVTGSGTGDQAPIYSRGTTQVEVQNLSVTGAPLYGIFMRNVTNVILGQIDMRLSGGLGVRIDNRGDTSQWSRNIRIDNVYVSGARAHAVETYGVDGLTIGTVTARNVGESGLLLNETINATVTTVDAENAGTGTGYAAFRVANRAGRIGSSYPINIRVGTVRARGGGRGVFCVSESGGTAINRVDIANTGNNAVLIENCTGVDIAAGGGTISGGGEVRLAARAEFPGNRDITLRNFTLANNRIVENPCATNLTISNVTLSNASISRC is encoded by the coding sequence ATGCTGCTCAGGACAACGAAGGGACGACCACGCCTCGGCCTGGTGGTCGTCGCCGCGCTGGTGCTCCTCGGCACCGCCGAGACGGTCACCGCGCCGGCCGCACGGGCCGCCACCGTCGACCCCAACGCCACGTACGTGTTCGTCAACCGGCACAGCGGCAAGGCGATGGACGTGTGGAACTGGTCCACCGCCGACAACGCCCCGGTCAACCAGTTCACCCGCAACGACGCGGCGGTGCAGCAGTGGCGCTTCGTCGACGTGGGCAACGGCTACTACCAGATCCGCTCCGTGCACAGCGGCAAGGTCCTCGAACTGCCCAACGCCAACGACGGCGTCCAACTCGTGCAGAACGCGCCGGTCAGCGGCAACAACCGGCAGCACTTCCGGTTGGCCGACTCCGACAGCGGTTACGTCCGCTTCGTCAACCGACACTCCAACAAGGCGCTCGACGTGTGGGAGTGGTCCACCGCGGACGGCGGCATGATCTCGCAGTACCAGGACGTCGGCGGCACCAACCAGCAGTGGCAGTTGGCCGTCCTGGGCGGCTCCAGCGGCTGCGGCAGCGGCGCGTTCCAGGCGGAGGCCGTCCTGAACGGCGGCACCTGGACCGCCCGTAACGGCGGCAGCACGGTCTACACCGGCACCGACATGCGCGCCGCCGTCCAGGCGGCGGTGAACAGCCTCAGCGCCGGCCGGACCAGCAAGCAGCGGGTCGTGGTCCGGGGCTCCGGAACGATCAGCGCCGGGTCCCGCATCTCGCTGCCCAGCTACACCACGATCGACGTGTGCGGCACCATCAACGTCACCGGGTCCGGCACCGGCGACCAGGCCCCGATCTACTCCCGCGGCACCACCCAGGTCGAGGTGCAGAACCTCAGCGTCACCGGCGCCCCGTTGTACGGCATCTTCATGCGCAACGTCACCAACGTGATCCTCGGGCAGATCGACATGCGGCTCTCCGGCGGTCTGGGCGTCCGCATCGACAACCGGGGCGACACCAGCCAGTGGTCACGCAACATCCGCATCGACAACGTGTACGTCTCCGGCGCCCGGGCACACGCGGTCGAGACGTACGGGGTGGACGGGCTGACCATCGGCACGGTGACCGCCCGCAACGTCGGCGAGTCGGGCCTGCTGCTCAACGAGACCATCAACGCCACGGTGACCACCGTGGACGCGGAGAACGCCGGCACGGGTACCGGTTACGCCGCCTTCCGGGTCGCCAACCGCGCGGGTCGGATCGGCTCGTCGTACCCGATCAACATCCGGGTCGGTACGGTCCGCGCGCGCGGCGGCGGCCGGGGCGTCTTCTGCGTCTCGGAGTCCGGCGGCACGGCGATCAACCGGGTGGACATCGCCAACACCGGCAACAACGCCGTCCTGATCGAGAACTGCACCGGCGTGGACATCGCGGCGGGCGGCGGCACCATCAGCGGTGGCGGGGAGGTCCGCCTGGCGGCCCGTGCCGAGTTCCCCGGCAACCGGGACATCACCCTGCGGAACTTCACGCTGGCCAACAACCGGATCGTGGAGAACCCCTGTGCCACCAACCTGACCATCAGCAACGTCACGCTCTCCAACGCGAGCATCAGCCGCTGCTGA